One Glycine max cultivar Williams 82 chromosome 8, Glycine_max_v4.0, whole genome shotgun sequence genomic window, aagttaccCTCATGCCATGCATCCCCACAAGGATTTGCAAATGAATCAGGGCAACCTATACGAATGCTAACGGCCAAGGAGAGAGAACCAGGAATCTCGCCGACGGCCAAGGCACCCTCCAACGAGATGAAATGAACCAGATAGCGGCCTACGAAGGTGAAAAGAAGAGGAGAAACAAACcagatgaaaatgaaaagaacgaaggagaagaaaaaagagggaGCCAAGGAGATAAAAGAGGAGAAAATAAGATGAGACAGTGAGGGAATGAGGAATACCTAGAGATCACTCTCCCTTTTCTGACGGTGCTGTCAAATGTCActtcttcattggtttgttttctcttttcgaGATCCGCGACGCTATATCAGCAATTAGTATAGAGATCTTCCTCTTTTACACTTTTATGCACTTTGTTGCCTCTCTTGACCTAATGGCTCTCTTTGAGAGCCAAATAGGTCacacagtttttttttgttgttcttttttcttttttgcattttttttcttttgtttttcgtttctctctctttttttattgttcctttttctttttctttttgcttttttgtttttctttgctcttttttttttcttttttgttccgtttcttctttttttactattttttttcatttttttcttttcttattttttatttttaatactttttttttgttctcttttctttcttcttttcttcttttttttttagtgcggTCCAGACAGAATTAGGGTCTAACACATACAGCTACCCTTAAGACTTGTTCTTAAAATTGAAAGTTATGGCAACTTTGTCTCATCGGAGGTGTCAATTTGTTAACCGTGAAAATCATCAAAGGGTCTTCAAAAACAGATTCTATTTTTGAGATACTGATTTTCACTAGTGATTCTATTAATGAATAAATGTTTAAGAGTAAGACATAAAATTCACTTTCGATTGTAAGTTCTTTTTAgtcaaacaaataattataatattcaacTTAAGAGAGTTacttaataatttatgaaaataatgatAGTGATTTCAATAGTAATATCCATAATGATAGTTCTTTTGTGTAAAGATAGCTGATAAGTCAATTTCTATAAGTAATAGCTTTCGATGGTAATAGTTTCAATAATGTTTCTAATAAAACTTTTTGATAATATTCTATAAAAATATTGCATACAATTTCGATAATGAAGATTGAATAAAAGCATAGAGAAGAAATGATCGGATAAAAGTAAAGGATCTAGAAAAATGCATAAAAGTATacgaaacaaaaatttattaaaaataagatgaatacatatattatgacatttgaatcGAGAGTCATTTTCGAGTTGAGTAATATTTGTATTTGATGATTTGAGTAATAGATTCTATCCAATAAAAATAACCGTTGGAAATCTTTATTTATAGACTATTACTACTAACAGTCAAGTTATAGGATTTCAACACTAGACAATGAATTCCTACTCACTTAAATCTAAAGACGTATGATATATTTGCATTATCCTATTCGTCAATTACTGCAATtgctattttgaattcaaattttaaactctTCTGTCTAAGCACTCTTTTCTTCCTCATGCTTATTGTATTCATCGAAGCCTCAAACTCATTGAAATTCAtcattttaatgataattttgtcCTCATGGACCCGCCTTAAGTAATCGAGTCAGATCTTACTTTGTTATTTCTCTTGTGATAGAAATGACACATATCGATCGAAATTTGTccaaatttctatttttacttaGAAAATTTCTTATAACCGAGATAATTAACAATCATAATATTAGTTGCTGCACAATCATAGAGTTACAATTTttaaatggaacagaaacgtgGGTCCATCAAACTGCAGCGACCAATTTGAATGATCATTGATCAGAGTAGGTGGCACGTGGATGTGGTAAAGAGCCAAAGACATAGTGCAGCCTTGATATATATGTTGTAACTTATTATTAGTAGCTGCATTATTATAACAGGAGATGCTATAATCTTTGTATTCTGCTTTTTGTGCCAGTTTGGGCACCTCTAGTGATTATTAGGAATTGACTTTTTTAGTAACCAATACATAGAAAGTGGTAGcagatatttttttcatttttttcataaaatctttattattagtaattatataCTATGTAAAAGATGCCTTAATATAATTTAGTTTGGTTTCAGGAAGAGGCGCTTTcatgtttaattatatatttttcttgtatCTGTTTGGTCAAACTTTGACCCTTCTTGtatcatttgatttttattaatatatttcttttagcaatggaaaaaacacaaacaaagtctggttgataaatgataaattagtttttcattAACAAAACACATATATCGCAATAACGGACGGTAACATAGTTGGTTGAGTAATATAACATGTGTGAGTATTGTACACTCATATGTGTGTTTAATTTCTactgataagaagaaaaaaacgcaTACAGTGTCCTAATCGAAGCTAGAACTGAAAGTCCAAGATAGAATCTCATGATCTTCAATCAGCACTCCCGTGGCACCGGAGAAGCCAACGCTGACAAATTCTGGCAGAACGGTCCTCAAATCAATTTCATAGGCAACAACAGTTCCGTCATTTAAAGCCATGCCAAAAATTTGGGTTTTGGAGTCATAGGAAACGGTGGCAGATACTGTTGGAACCCCGAGCTCTTCAATTTCCCATCGCACAGTTGCTACCGAAGAGATGGAGTTAACATCAATTCCTATGTGGGGAGTAGCAGCTGGGTCCCATTCATTCTGGTGCATGTCAAATTCAACGGCAACTATATGGTTTTTGTTCGTATTTCTTAGGGCAGTGTCGCGACTGAAGAGTCCGAGGTATCCGCCAGCCGAATCTCGGGGCATGTTGGATCCGAACGGTGCAAGGAAGAAAGCGATTCCGTCTCCGGTGTTTGGACCATTCGATATTTTGAAAGAGAAGGTAGTAGTGAAACTTGCGACTTTACCAGATTTTGAATCCCAAAGACGCACGGGGAGAGCATAGGTGGCTCTTCCCGCACTTGGCACAATTTCAGCATTTTTTACGAAATTTGTTGGATCTATTACACCCCTTA contains:
- the LOC100787818 gene encoding lectin 7, translated to MLHRNWDDTSFNFPNFSGPYPNTVLTFQGDARIIRGVIDPTNFVKNAEIVPSAGRATYALPVRLWDSKSGKVASFTTTFSFKISNGPNTGDGIAFFLAPFGSNMPRDSAGGYLGLFSRDTALRNTNKNHIVAVEFDMHQNEWDPAATPHIGIDVNSISSVATVRWEIEELGVPTVSATVSYDSKTQIFGMALNDGTVVAYEIDLRTVLPEFVSVGFSGATGVLIEDHEILSWTFSSSFD